In a genomic window of Suricata suricatta isolate VVHF042 chromosome 12, meerkat_22Aug2017_6uvM2_HiC, whole genome shotgun sequence:
- the LOC115273496 gene encoding LOW QUALITY PROTEIN: putative gustatory receptor clone PTE01 (The sequence of the model RefSeq protein was modified relative to this genomic sequence to represent the inferred CDS: deleted 2 bases in 1 codon) translates to MLAIRQQSQRANQSKRRKTSSCLCSVEPQNVTPVLEFLLLGFSDDPELQPLTCSLFLSMYLVTVLGNLLIILAVSSDSHLHTPMYSFLSTLSLSDIGFTSTTVPKVIWDIQTHNRAMSHTGCLIQLSFFYLFGCLDSVLLSMMAYDRFVAVCYPLHYPVIMNPRLCRLLILVSFLVVSLLDSQLHCLIMSQLTFCTNVEIPHFFCDPPQLLKLSCNDTSTNKIFMYFIGAIFGGIPVLGILCSYIRIVSSILRLPSTGGKYKAFSTCGSHLSVVGLYYGTGLGVYLSSTVSHSPRKTAVASVMYAVVAPMLNPFIYSLRNRDIKKALQRLLNRKALC, encoded by the exons ATGCTTGCCATCAGGCAGCAGAGCCAGAGAGCAAaccagagcaagagaagaaagaccTC AAGCTGTCTCTGCTCCGTGGAACCACAGAATGTAACACCTGTGTTGGAATTCCTCCTCCTGGGGTTCTCAGATGATCCTGAACTACAGCCTCTAACCTGCAGCCTGTTCCTGTCCATGTATCTGGTCACCGTGCTAGGGAATCTACTGATCATCCTGGCCGTCAGCTCTgactcccacctccacacccccatgtactccTTCCTTTCCACCTTGTCCCTGAGTGACATCGGTTTCACATCTACCACGGTTCCAAAGGTGATTTGGGACATCCAGACTCATAACAGGGCCATGTCCCACACGGGCTGCTTGATTCAGTTgtcctttttttatctttttggctGTTTGGACAGTGTACTCTTATCCATGATGGCCTATGATCGGTTTGTAGCTGTTTGTTATCCTCTGCACTACCCAGTCATCATGAACCCCCGCCTCTGTCGCCTGCTGATACTGGTGTCTTTTTTGGTC GTCAGCCTTCTGGACTCTCAGCTGCACTGCCTCATCATGTCACAACTTACCTTCTGCACAAATGTGGAAATTCCCCATTTCTTCTGTGACCCTCCTCAACTCCTGAAGCTTTCCTGTAATGATACCTCCACCAATAagatattcatgtattttattggGGCCATCTTTGGTGGTATTCCAGTCTTGGGGATCCTTTGCTCTTATATTAGAATTGTTTCCTCCATTCTGAGACTCCCATCAACAGGTGGGAAATacaaagccttctccacctgtggTTCTCACCTGTCCGTTGTTGGCTTATATTATGGAACAGGTCTTGGGGTGTACCTCAGTTCTACTGTCTCACATTCTCCCAGGAAGACTGCAGTGGCTTCTGTGATGTATGCTGTGGTTGCTCCCATGCTGAatcccttcatctacagcctgaggaacagggACATCAAGAAGGCCTTGCAGAGGCTCCTCAACAGAAAAGCCTTGTGTTAA